The following are encoded together in the Asticcacaulis sp. genome:
- a CDS encoding low molecular weight phosphotyrosine protein phosphatase has protein sequence MTAILFVCLGNICRSPLAEGIFRHQVEAARLANRFTIDSAGCGGWHSGELPDRRSIAVAQAHGIDISDQRARQIHLDDFDRFDLILGLDRDNVRHLTAMQPQGSPAKVALYLEEALGLTKNVPDPYYGGTADFEAVYRLCEKASAALLETYRI, from the coding sequence ATGACCGCCATTCTGTTCGTCTGCCTTGGCAATATCTGTCGCTCGCCCCTGGCCGAAGGTATCTTCCGCCATCAGGTCGAGGCGGCAAGACTGGCCAATCGCTTCACCATCGATTCCGCCGGCTGCGGCGGCTGGCACAGCGGCGAATTGCCTGACAGACGCTCGATCGCTGTAGCGCAGGCGCATGGCATCGATATTTCCGACCAGCGGGCGCGGCAGATCCATCTCGATGATTTCGACCGCTTCGACCTGATTCTGGGCCTCGACCGCGATAATGTCCGCCACCTCACCGCCATGCAACCGCAAGGCTCGCCGGCGAAAGTGGCGCTTTACCTTGAAGAAGCCCTGGGCCTGACAAAGAATGTGCCCGATCCCTATTATGGCGGCACGGCAGATTTCGAAGCGGTTTACCGGCTGTGCGAAAAGGCCAGTGCGGCCTTGCTGGAAACCTACAGAATATAG
- a CDS encoding acetyltransferase: protein MITFRPLKDSDAGLLLIWMSSPHVQPFWSTEGSTPEDEVETALDLIGSDEGAAFIIELNRRPIGYIQHYACGPDQPEGALGIDLLIGDVSLTGEGLGPQILCQFGDDLLAKGATRLVIDPASSNDRAISAFRKAGFEIYETRDGVTLMSRNPKLSA, encoded by the coding sequence ATGATCACCTTCCGGCCCCTCAAAGACAGTGACGCCGGTCTGCTGCTGATCTGGATGTCGTCGCCGCATGTTCAGCCGTTCTGGTCGACGGAAGGCTCGACGCCGGAGGATGAGGTCGAGACCGCGCTGGACCTGATCGGCTCGGATGAGGGTGCAGCCTTTATCATCGAACTAAACAGGCGTCCGATCGGCTATATTCAGCATTACGCTTGCGGCCCGGATCAACCGGAAGGCGCCTTGGGCATTGACCTGCTGATCGGCGATGTGTCGCTGACCGGCGAAGGTCTGGGTCCGCAAATCCTGTGCCAATTCGGCGATGACCTGCTGGCAAAGGGCGCAACCCGGCTGGTGATCGATCCGGCCAGTTCGAATGATCGCGCCATATCGGCTTTCCGCAAGGCCGGCTTTGAAATTTATGAAACACGGGACGGCGTCACGCTGATGTCCCGGAACCCGAAACTGAGTGCCTGA
- the nth gene encoding endonuclease III — MKTTKPKTAKSRKVDPELIRQLFERFEQDKPEPKTELNYSNAFTLVTAVALSAQATDVSVNKATGPLFAIADNPADMLALGEDRLMRMISSIGLYRNKAKNVMAMCRILIDQYGGQVPMNREALISLPGVGNKTASVVLNEMDIEPAIAVDTHVYRVSHRLGLVDASANTPDKVEKQLTQVIPKHWLTRAHHWLILHGRYVCVARKPKCDICIVRDLCPKIGVDFTPLV; from the coding sequence ATGAAAACCACCAAGCCTAAAACCGCCAAAAGTCGTAAGGTCGATCCGGAACTGATCCGGCAACTGTTCGAGCGTTTCGAGCAGGACAAGCCGGAGCCGAAGACCGAACTGAACTATTCAAATGCCTTTACCCTGGTGACGGCGGTGGCGCTGTCGGCGCAGGCGACCGATGTGTCGGTCAACAAGGCGACTGGCCCTTTGTTCGCTATCGCCGACAATCCCGCCGACATGCTGGCGCTCGGCGAAGACAGGCTGATGCGGATGATCAGCTCGATCGGGCTCTACCGCAACAAGGCGAAGAACGTCATGGCCATGTGCCGCATCCTGATAGACCAGTATGGCGGGCAGGTGCCGATGAACCGCGAGGCCCTGATCAGCCTGCCGGGGGTGGGGAATAAAACGGCCAGTGTCGTGCTCAATGAAATGGATATTGAGCCGGCCATCGCGGTCGATACCCATGTCTATCGCGTGTCGCACCGGCTCGGCCTGGTCGATGCTAGCGCCAACACGCCGGATAAGGTTGAAAAACAGTTGACGCAGGTCATCCCGAAACACTGGCTGACGCGGGCGCATCATTGGCTCATCCTGCATGGTCGCTATGTTTGTGTGGCACGCAAGCCGAAGTGCGACATCTGCATCGTGCGGGATCTATGCCCCAAGATCGGCGTCGATTTCACACCGCTGGTTTAA
- a CDS encoding DUF1275 domain-containing protein has protein sequence MTSSLLINWARRRGLHSEFALTLMLEAVLLLLFGLLARDVQVTVALLCFTMGLQNSLITKISHAEIRTTHVTGIVTDLGIECGRFLFERTTHTEVRFHLKKVILLSRLLVGFLAGGLVGATVFNWAGFITVLPFAFLLAVVAAGPVWDDVSQRFRGKSS, from the coding sequence GTGACCTCCAGCCTGCTGATCAACTGGGCGCGCCGCCGGGGGCTGCACAGCGAATTCGCCCTGACCCTGATGTTGGAAGCGGTTCTGCTGCTTCTCTTCGGCCTGCTGGCCAGGGATGTCCAGGTGACGGTGGCGCTCCTGTGCTTCACCATGGGGCTGCAAAACAGCCTGATCACCAAGATTTCGCACGCCGAAATCCGTACCACCCATGTCACCGGCATTGTCACCGATCTCGGTATCGAATGCGGGCGCTTCCTCTTTGAACGCACCACCCACACCGAAGTGCGCTTTCACCTGAAAAAGGTCATCCTGCTCAGCCGCCTGCTGGTGGGCTTCCTGGCCGGCGGGCTTGTCGGGGCAACCGTGTTCAACTGGGCGGGGTTTATCACCGTCCTGCCGTTTGCCTTTCTGCTGGCGGTCGTCGCGGCCGGCCCGGTTTGGGATGACGTGTCGCAGAGGTTTCGCGGTAAAAGCTCTTGA
- a CDS encoding GNAT family N-acetyltransferase, with translation MFIETERLILKPLAASDLDAQHALWSQEPVYRHITGQPMDRETVWLRLLRDIGHWQVFGFGTWSVRLKETDQHIGVMGIFDYKRAIDPPLDAYETGWVFDSAFHGQGYASEALKAALTYADHTLNLPKTQCAIAPENEASLKLALRHGYKPLRECLFHGQPTFILERVKPD, from the coding sequence ATGTTCATTGAAACCGAACGCCTGATCCTCAAGCCGCTGGCCGCCAGCGATCTCGACGCCCAGCACGCCCTGTGGTCGCAGGAACCGGTCTACCGCCATATTACCGGCCAGCCGATGGACCGCGAGACCGTCTGGCTGCGGCTGCTGCGCGATATCGGCCATTGGCAGGTTTTCGGCTTTGGCACCTGGTCGGTGCGGCTAAAGGAAACAGACCAGCATATCGGCGTCATGGGTATTTTCGACTATAAGCGCGCCATCGATCCGCCGCTCGATGCCTATGAGACCGGCTGGGTGTTTGATAGTGCCTTTCATGGCCAGGGCTATGCGTCGGAAGCACTCAAGGCGGCGCTGACCTATGCCGACCACACCCTGAACCTGCCCAAAACCCAGTGCGCCATCGCCCCGGAAAATGAGGCCTCGTTGAAACTGGCCCTGCGTCACGGCTATAAGCCCTTGCGCGAATGCCTGTTCCATGGCCAGCCGACCTTTATTCTGGAACGCGTTAAGCCGGATTAA
- a CDS encoding PAS domain S-box protein: MLLQSEHDLIALLGVAAFILLALAIVGGVIASLKSFQVRQFQDLLFKAERKIDNLERRMFNVLNAVPVALVETDNTGKFTFANRAAHQLLGRKDSELLGLRFHSATWGITYPDGRMIPADLLPIARTLRGQTVKGFQHLLVNHGSREKVLVSVTSMPIMNGAGEVIGSTAAMVELETSSGEGIDDLNGLWRGHWFASATVPFWGLDSKGQVIDINNAALDAFEMTREQALGQNWTQFFVADGDFQKAIDYLGDRLDETSPHSQTSMQLTLKAPNGDSQPCVVTAWVVRTHEGGESGLTVTALPSGILPAAAPSAAPANEAQEFATQELADHRLAEQARAALGVGTWQYDADADTIVEDAGMMALIGRDYPGGPTLISDADQAVADTAFGQLMSGESDHLALDIKVTRPDGSERWIALEGQAKAIDGQRHIHGVAFDCTAWKGPQPAPEPVIQSTGISEAELEDAVSKARETAREQALAEARTTHEAELEAVRIEAALERESAITEAAAVAREEALSEMQSPYDWHTPTVAPLPDPVIVHEPDPLVVAENESLKAQVAEAEQRQNALQAQIDALLAARPAEEGRIAEMSAELSMARAVQAALETELDALRNAPVIEPDYSAHDARIRSLQAELETAEADKADLDRRLRELAENPAPEPDYSEFEARIAALEDRLKTAQHRHDDLAQRYHVLSNAPAPEPDYRMHEARITGLKNALDQAAARHAELQAAHKALLDKPAPEPDTSEWEAKVKAAQFEATKWQAAYHDAQARLEQANTAKASATDQGALEKAQAQLSDMQAQLDKLHEALGHAQRYETVGRLTSDVAQDFAQMLGVINGALEVMARQPESPENIRRLSEAALTAGKRGERLTRQLQAFQSEEF, from the coding sequence ATGTTGTTGCAAAGTGAGCATGATCTGATTGCGCTGCTCGGCGTAGCCGCCTTCATCCTGCTTGCCCTGGCCATTGTTGGCGGCGTCATCGCCTCGCTGAAATCCTTCCAGGTCCGCCAGTTCCAGGATCTTTTGTTCAAGGCCGAACGCAAGATCGATAACCTGGAACGCCGCATGTTCAATGTGCTGAACGCCGTGCCCGTGGCCCTGGTCGAAACAGACAACACCGGCAAGTTCACCTTCGCCAACCGGGCGGCGCACCAGCTTCTCGGGCGCAAGGATTCCGAACTGCTGGGCCTGCGCTTCCATTCCGCCACCTGGGGCATCACCTACCCGGACGGCCGCATGATCCCGGCCGATCTGCTGCCGATCGCCCGCACCCTGCGCGGCCAGACGGTCAAGGGTTTCCAGCACCTGCTGGTCAATCACGGCAGCCGCGAAAAGGTGCTGGTCAGCGTCACCTCCATGCCGATCATGAACGGCGCCGGCGAGGTCATCGGCTCCACGGCCGCCATGGTCGAACTGGAAACCTCGTCCGGCGAAGGCATCGACGACCTGAACGGCCTGTGGCGCGGCCACTGGTTTGCCTCGGCCACCGTGCCCTTCTGGGGCCTCGATTCCAAGGGCCAGGTGATCGACATCAACAATGCCGCGCTTGATGCGTTCGAGATGACGCGCGAACAGGCGCTCGGCCAGAACTGGACGCAGTTCTTCGTGGCGGACGGCGATTTCCAGAAGGCGATCGACTATCTCGGCGACCGTCTGGACGAAACCTCGCCCCACAGCCAGACATCGATGCAACTGACGCTCAAGGCGCCGAACGGCGACAGCCAGCCCTGCGTCGTCACGGCCTGGGTGGTGCGTACCCACGAAGGCGGCGAAAGCGGTCTGACCGTTACCGCCCTGCCCTCCGGTATCCTGCCTGCCGCGGCGCCCTCTGCCGCTCCCGCCAATGAGGCGCAGGAATTCGCAACTCAGGAACTGGCTGATCATCGCCTGGCCGAACAGGCGCGCGCCGCGCTTGGCGTCGGCACCTGGCAGTATGATGCGGACGCCGATACCATTGTCGAAGACGCCGGCATGATGGCGCTGATCGGCCGCGACTATCCCGGCGGCCCGACCCTGATTTCCGATGCCGACCAGGCCGTGGCCGATACCGCCTTCGGGCAACTGATGAGCGGCGAAAGCGACCATCTGGCGCTCGATATCAAGGTCACCCGCCCGGATGGCAGCGAGCGCTGGATCGCGCTTGAAGGCCAGGCGAAGGCCATTGACGGCCAGCGACACATCCATGGCGTTGCCTTCGACTGCACGGCCTGGAAAGGCCCGCAGCCCGCGCCGGAGCCGGTCATTCAGTCGACCGGAATCAGCGAAGCCGAGTTGGAAGACGCCGTATCCAAGGCCCGCGAAACGGCGCGTGAGCAGGCCCTCGCCGAGGCCCGCACCACTCATGAAGCCGAACTGGAAGCCGTCCGCATCGAGGCAGCGCTGGAACGCGAGAGCGCTATTACCGAAGCCGCCGCCGTGGCCCGCGAAGAGGCATTATCGGAAATGCAGTCGCCCTATGACTGGCATACCCCCACCGTCGCGCCCCTTCCCGATCCGGTTATTGTCCACGAACCTGATCCGCTGGTCGTGGCCGAAAATGAGAGCCTGAAGGCGCAGGTGGCGGAGGCTGAACAGCGCCAGAATGCCCTTCAGGCACAAATCGATGCGCTCCTGGCCGCCAGGCCGGCCGAAGAAGGTCGCATCGCCGAAATGAGCGCTGAACTTTCCATGGCCCGCGCCGTTCAGGCCGCGCTCGAAACCGAACTGGACGCCCTGCGCAATGCACCTGTCATCGAGCCCGATTACAGCGCCCATGATGCGCGCATCCGGAGCTTGCAGGCGGAACTGGAAACCGCCGAAGCAGATAAGGCCGATCTGGACCGGCGCTTGCGCGAACTGGCCGAAAACCCCGCGCCGGAACCTGATTACAGCGAGTTCGAAGCACGCATAGCCGCGCTGGAAGACCGCCTGAAAACGGCCCAACATCGCCATGATGACCTGGCCCAGCGCTATCATGTCCTTTCCAATGCGCCCGCGCCGGAACCGGATTACCGGATGCACGAAGCGCGCATCACCGGCCTGAAAAACGCGCTCGATCAGGCCGCCGCCCGTCATGCTGAGCTTCAGGCAGCCCATAAGGCGCTGCTCGATAAACCGGCGCCGGAACCGGACACCTCCGAATGGGAAGCCAAGGTAAAGGCCGCGCAGTTCGAGGCCACCAAGTGGCAGGCCGCCTATCATGACGCCCAGGCCCGTCTGGAGCAGGCGAATACGGCAAAGGCGTCCGCCACCGATCAGGGCGCGCTGGAAAAGGCGCAGGCGCAACTGTCCGACATGCAGGCCCAGCTCGACAAGCTGCATGAGGCCCTCGGTCATGCCCAGCGCTACGAGACGGTCGGCCGCCTGACCAGCGACGTGGCGCAGGATTTCGCCCAGATGCTGGGCGTCATCAATGGCGCATTGGAAGTCATGGCCCGCCAGCCGGAAAGCCCGGAAAATATCCGCCGCCTGTCGGAAGCGGCCCTGACCGCCGGCAAGCGCGGCGAACGCCTGACCCGCCAGTTGCAGGCTTTTCAGTCGGAAGAGTTCTGA
- a CDS encoding calcium:proton antiporter, which yields MSAILKSEKFLIIGALIAGAAFFSEHLILESGQAVSLIAGLCLIAVIIMVSLRVAHHAEVLAEKVGEPYGTMILTLSAVLVEVIILIMMLSHTSSPTLARDTIYSAVMIDMNGILGLAAILGGLRHGEQPYNVDSGNTYIVMILTGMGISMVVPEFIPSHHWQVFSVFTICSMLLLYGIFLRLQTTRHSYFFSYTYAETGDSEHKHHGSTAGSVTALVIGVVLIGILAEVMAKTMDRGLTGTGVPPIVAAILVAAISASPEILTALRAALANRMQPVVNIALGASLSTVILTVPVIEIMALVTGHPVQMALSAPQTVMTVLTLIVAAINLHDGETNAIEGATHFVLFATFVMLAVMGL from the coding sequence ATGTCCGCCATTCTGAAATCCGAAAAATTCCTCATCATTGGGGCGCTTATCGCCGGCGCCGCCTTTTTCAGCGAACACCTGATCCTCGAAAGCGGCCAGGCAGTATCGCTCATTGCCGGGCTCTGCCTGATCGCCGTCATCATCATGGTGTCGCTGCGCGTGGCGCACCATGCCGAGGTGCTGGCCGAAAAGGTGGGAGAGCCTTACGGCACCATGATCCTGACGCTTTCGGCCGTGCTGGTCGAGGTCATCATCCTGATCATGATGCTGAGCCACACCTCATCGCCGACGCTTGCGCGCGACACCATCTATTCCGCCGTTATGATCGACATGAACGGCATACTGGGCCTGGCAGCGATCCTCGGCGGCCTGCGTCATGGCGAACAGCCCTATAATGTCGATTCCGGCAATACCTATATCGTCATGATCCTGACCGGCATGGGCATTTCCATGGTGGTGCCAGAGTTCATTCCGTCGCACCACTGGCAGGTGTTTTCGGTCTTCACCATCTGCAGCATGTTGCTGCTCTACGGCATCTTTCTGCGCCTCCAGACCACGCGCCACAGCTATTTCTTCAGCTATACCTATGCCGAAACCGGCGACAGCGAGCATAAGCACCACGGCAGCACGGCCGGCTCGGTCACCGCCCTCGTCATCGGCGTCGTGCTGATCGGCATACTGGCCGAGGTCATGGCCAAAACCATGGACCGCGGCCTGACCGGCACCGGCGTGCCGCCGATCGTCGCCGCCATCCTGGTGGCGGCCATCTCCGCCAGCCCGGAAATCCTCACCGCCCTGCGCGCCGCGCTCGCCAACCGGATGCAGCCCGTGGTCAATATCGCGCTCGGCGCCTCGCTTTCCACCGTTATCCTGACCGTGCCGGTGATCGAGATCATGGCGCTGGTCACCGGCCATCCGGTGCAGATGGCGCTCAGTGCGCCACAGACCGTCATGACCGTGCTTACCCTGATCGTGGCCGCCATCAATCTGCATGACGGCGAAACCAACGCCATAGAAGGCGCCACGCACTTCGTCCTGTTCGCCACTTTCGTGATGCTGGCGGTAATGGGTTTGTAG
- a CDS encoding Smr/MutS family protein: MARFGFKAEDLRLWALVTATVRPHKPVKKPEPESQTETVKIADMPGEMTAAKPAPAPLTPFKIGQSLKPVSGFKITRAANHAPDPIEPKRKRRITRERDPIEARLDLHGMTAFAAEARLKAFVQQAYANDYRAVLVITGKGMAENGILKRHAPEWLADPALGHIVAGISQAHARHGGTGALYVALKRRS, from the coding sequence ATGGCACGGTTCGGTTTCAAGGCGGAGGATTTGCGGCTGTGGGCGCTGGTGACGGCGACCGTTCGCCCGCACAAGCCTGTGAAAAAGCCCGAACCCGAATCGCAGACCGAGACCGTAAAAATCGCCGATATGCCGGGTGAAATGACCGCCGCCAAGCCTGCGCCGGCGCCTCTGACACCCTTCAAGATCGGTCAGTCGCTGAAACCCGTCAGCGGTTTCAAGATCACCCGCGCCGCCAATCACGCGCCCGATCCGATCGAGCCGAAACGCAAGCGCCGCATCACCCGCGAACGCGATCCGATCGAGGCACGGCTCGACCTGCACGGCATGACCGCCTTTGCCGCCGAGGCCCGTCTGAAAGCTTTCGTGCAGCAGGCCTATGCCAATGATTATCGCGCCGTTCTGGTCATTACCGGCAAGGGCATGGCGGAAAACGGCATATTGAAGCGTCATGCGCCGGAATGGCTGGCCGATCCGGCGCTCGGCCATATCGTCGCCGGCATTTCACAGGCCCACGCCCGCCACGGCGGCACCGGCGCGCTCTATGTGGCGTTGAAACGCAGAAGCTAA
- the hslV gene encoding ATP-dependent protease subunit HslV has protein sequence MTDSNFPNWHGTTIVAVRKNNKTVIAGDGQVSMGPTIVKGGARKVRTLQGGKVIAGFAGATADAFTLLERLEAKLEMYPDQLARACVDLAKDWRTDRYLRRLEAMLLVADKHTVLTITGVGDVLEPEDGVAAIGSGGVYALSAARALLDYEPDAEVIARKAMKIASSICVYTNDHLTIEIL, from the coding sequence ATGACAGACTCAAACTTCCCGAACTGGCATGGCACCACCATCGTGGCCGTGCGCAAGAACAACAAGACGGTCATCGCCGGCGACGGCCAGGTCTCGATGGGGCCGACCATCGTCAAGGGTGGGGCACGCAAGGTGCGCACGCTTCAGGGCGGCAAGGTCATTGCCGGGTTCGCCGGCGCCACGGCCGACGCCTTTACCCTGCTGGAACGGCTGGAAGCGAAGCTGGAAATGTATCCCGACCAACTGGCGCGCGCCTGTGTCGATCTCGCCAAGGACTGGCGGACCGACCGCTATCTGCGTCGGCTGGAAGCCATGCTGCTGGTGGCCGACAAGCATACGGTCCTGACCATCACCGGCGTCGGCGATGTGCTGGAACCAGAAGATGGCGTGGCCGCCATCGGTTCGGGCGGCGTTTATGCGCTTTCCGCCGCGCGGGCCTTGCTGGATTACGAGCCCGATGCCGAGGTCATCGCCCGCAAGGCCATGAAAATTGCGTCGTCGATATGTGTATACACGAATGATCATCTGACCATCGAAATTCTATAA
- a CDS encoding pilus assembly protein — MKPEITKQWLADCRGNVAIIATLTAIPLMFAAFGIIELSSVSTERASLQEAVDAGALAGAGRLSMANTATQTPIDNAVTVAQQSAARSRLRSKATFSAAIDGKASTITVTAAADHKALIGFLGFGDTTLTARATAENLGSVPLCVLQTGAGGIKLENNARIRATGCTIHANQNIRVKSSAMIQAERTQAVGTVEGPVSPAGNGGALPISDPFASLSLTPPLDCVGKPERITQKKGEALILPPGVHCEHYMIDKDATLILQPGDHYFMDDLEAHENAVIKGDDVVLIFGSTKKINFADRATVQLSARKSGPFAGFLIITTRDNHQVFSIASDNVSKLLGTIYIPDAELNIATTGNVAQDSAWSIIVADTLTLTKNPVLVINNGYAGSSVPVPQGVGPGYSAPVLSH, encoded by the coding sequence ATGAAGCCGGAAATTACAAAACAATGGCTTGCCGATTGCCGTGGCAATGTCGCCATTATTGCCACCCTGACGGCCATTCCGCTGATGTTCGCCGCCTTCGGCATTATCGAACTGAGCAGCGTTTCCACGGAACGGGCCAGTCTTCAGGAGGCCGTCGATGCCGGTGCACTGGCCGGCGCCGGGCGCCTCTCCATGGCAAATACCGCCACGCAAACGCCGATCGACAACGCCGTCACTGTGGCGCAGCAAAGCGCCGCCAGATCACGCCTACGGTCGAAGGCCACGTTCAGCGCCGCCATTGACGGAAAGGCCAGCACCATAACCGTGACGGCGGCGGCCGACCATAAGGCCCTTATCGGCTTTCTTGGCTTCGGCGACACCACACTCACCGCCAGGGCCACCGCCGAAAATCTGGGCTCTGTTCCCCTGTGCGTCCTCCAGACGGGCGCGGGCGGCATCAAGCTGGAAAATAATGCCCGCATTCGCGCCACCGGCTGCACGATCCATGCCAACCAGAATATCAGGGTCAAGAGCTCGGCCATGATCCAGGCGGAACGGACACAGGCCGTGGGGACGGTCGAGGGCCCGGTCTCGCCGGCGGGCAATGGCGGCGCCCTGCCCATTTCCGATCCGTTCGCCTCCCTCTCCCTCACCCCGCCGCTTGACTGCGTCGGCAAGCCGGAACGGATCACCCAGAAAAAGGGCGAAGCCCTCATCCTGCCGCCCGGCGTCCATTGCGAGCACTACATGATCGACAAGGACGCGACCCTGATCCTGCAGCCCGGCGATCATTACTTCATGGACGACCTCGAAGCGCACGAAAACGCCGTCATCAAGGGCGACGATGTGGTGCTGATCTTCGGCTCGACCAAGAAGATCAACTTCGCCGACAGGGCCACGGTCCAGTTGAGCGCCCGCAAAAGCGGACCCTTTGCCGGTTTCCTGATCATCACCACCCGCGACAACCATCAGGTCTTCAGCATCGCATCGGACAATGTCAGCAAGCTGCTCGGCACGATCTATATTCCCGACGCCGAACTGAATATTGCCACAACCGGCAATGTGGCCCAGGATTCCGCCTGGAGCATCATCGTGGCCGATACCCTGACCCTGACAAAAAACCCGGTCCTGGTCATCAATAACGGCTATGCCGGCTCCTCGGTGCCCGTACCGCAGGGCGTGGGGCCGGGCTACAGCGCGCCGGTGCTGAGCCATTAG